One Sphingobacteruim zhuxiongii DNA window includes the following coding sequences:
- a CDS encoding glycerophosphodiester phosphodiesterase gives MNRILLKLLFVLLLLSNSFQITAQDLPYLVAHRGAWFDYDIPENTVAAVEMAKRYGYQSIECDVQYTSDGVMVIMHDKTINRTMRNAIDYSEISTPIEVSKITYKELREKYVIQSSKESLRLPIPTLEELLLACKKQKIVPMLHSAVFESYEMAQKIMGDNWICFNSDTQLAQAARKISDCLILVDLGRDTTGTIERLQSIGGRCGVSTMRKELLTASFCKKLRAHGYEIQSSIFKSPFESQAVSNGISILLTDFSLTGTKLKARKKWSTNDFGKSKGRFLLASGEELIKEGSEAEYGGLLLRIKLKGSLEVEINNERIYPIIRDKENVVFVSVRYQKSKPKVRIVAKEDTDIIELETEIYEL, from the coding sequence ATGAACCGCATACTGCTTAAGTTATTATTCGTCTTACTGTTGCTATCGAATAGCTTCCAAATTACAGCCCAAGATCTTCCCTATTTAGTTGCCCATCGAGGCGCTTGGTTTGATTATGATATCCCCGAAAACACCGTGGCCGCTGTTGAAATGGCGAAACGCTATGGCTATCAATCTATTGAATGCGACGTTCAGTACACATCAGATGGTGTGATGGTCATCATGCACGATAAGACTATTAACCGCACCATGCGAAACGCAATTGACTATTCAGAGATCTCCACTCCGATTGAGGTGTCTAAAATTACCTACAAAGAACTGCGTGAAAAATACGTTATACAATCGAGTAAGGAATCCTTGCGTCTACCTATTCCAACCTTGGAAGAGCTTCTGCTTGCTTGTAAAAAACAAAAAATCGTGCCTATGCTACATAGTGCGGTCTTTGAATCCTATGAAATGGCACAAAAGATTATGGGAGACAACTGGATCTGCTTTAATTCAGACACTCAACTAGCGCAGGCTGCACGAAAGATTTCTGATTGTTTGATTTTGGTTGACCTCGGCAGAGATACAACTGGGACAATTGAAAGACTACAAAGTATTGGTGGCCGTTGCGGTGTTTCCACTATGCGGAAAGAATTGTTAACAGCAAGCTTTTGTAAAAAACTCAGAGCCCATGGCTATGAGATTCAATCATCCATCTTCAAAAGCCCATTCGAATCACAGGCGGTAAGTAATGGAATTTCTATTCTACTAACAGACTTCAGTTTGACAGGAACAAAGCTGAAAGCGAGAAAAAAATGGTCTACAAACGACTTTGGAAAATCGAAAGGTCGATTTCTCTTAGCCTCCGGTGAAGAACTGATAAAAGAAGGATCTGAGGCCGAATACGGTGGGCTACTATTACGTATCAAGTTAAAGGGATCGTTGGAAGTAGAAATCAACAATGAACGTATTTATCCAATTATTCGAGACAAAGAAAATGTGGTTTTTGTGAGTGTACGCTATCAAAAAAGCAAGCCCAAAGTTAGAATCGTAGCAAAGGAAGATACCGATATTATTGAGCTAGAAACAGAGATCTACGAACTATAA
- a CDS encoding RagB/SusD family nutrient uptake outer membrane protein, producing MRNLYKVLIACSLIGLSSSCKKWLDVQPKTNISENVLFENEQGFKDALTGVYILLAGSDFYAKEFTMGTMDVLAQQYDVSANTNQYYETGRYNYTNATVQSNINRFWYTGYKAIANINNILQAIELRKSVFAEGMYERIKGEALGLRAMIHFDLFRAFGPIPSKGLTGETIPYVNVFEMKVKPNVSGTDFIEACYADLNQAIDLLSLDKQVVYGTIDPFTSHTRNHFNYWAANGLKARIALYIGDKDLAYQQAKFIIDQGAKLFPFVERNNLAGTSPYRALLPEQLFGIYTPNLHQINEDLFRSTSGQSTLSNKASFLTAVFEGSSTDVRSVFLWKTDGTSADKYPAKYRDDDIQTNLLNTRRIPLMRMSEIYFIGAESSNIREERIEWMNKVIAVRGAVTISSTADMDQIDANIVKEYRKEFYQEGQLFFYHKRKNTLRIEGSSIDMTEAQYVFPKPNDEIEFNN from the coding sequence ATGAGAAATTTATATAAAGTACTCATCGCATGTAGCTTGATAGGATTAAGCTCCAGTTGTAAAAAATGGCTTGACGTACAGCCGAAAACAAATATTTCTGAAAATGTACTCTTCGAAAATGAACAAGGTTTTAAAGACGCATTAACAGGGGTTTATATTTTGCTTGCCGGGTCAGATTTTTATGCAAAAGAATTTACCATGGGAACAATGGATGTTCTAGCGCAGCAATATGATGTTTCCGCAAATACCAATCAGTATTACGAAACAGGAAGATATAATTATACCAACGCAACGGTTCAATCAAATATCAATAGATTTTGGTACACCGGATATAAAGCAATTGCCAACATCAATAATATTCTACAAGCGATAGAACTGCGGAAATCGGTGTTCGCTGAGGGGATGTATGAGCGAATCAAAGGAGAAGCGCTCGGATTAAGGGCAATGATACATTTTGATTTGTTTCGCGCTTTTGGTCCTATTCCATCAAAAGGATTGACCGGCGAAACAATACCCTATGTGAATGTATTCGAAATGAAGGTAAAACCAAATGTGTCAGGTACGGATTTTATCGAGGCTTGTTATGCAGATTTAAATCAAGCAATTGACTTACTTTCTTTAGATAAGCAAGTGGTTTATGGAACGATTGATCCATTCACTTCACATACGAGAAATCATTTTAACTATTGGGCTGCAAACGGACTTAAAGCTAGGATAGCGCTATATATCGGAGATAAAGACCTTGCCTATCAACAAGCTAAATTCATCATTGATCAAGGGGCAAAGCTTTTCCCTTTTGTAGAAAGGAACAATTTGGCAGGAACATCACCTTATCGCGCCTTATTGCCTGAGCAGCTTTTCGGTATCTATACACCTAACCTACATCAAATTAATGAGGATTTGTTTAGAAGTACATCGGGACAAAGTACGCTTAGTAATAAAGCCAGCTTTTTAACAGCTGTCTTTGAGGGAAGTAGCACAGATGTTCGTTCTGTATTTCTTTGGAAAACTGACGGTACTTCTGCTGATAAATACCCTGCGAAATATAGAGATGATGACATTCAGACGAATTTGTTGAATACAAGACGCATTCCATTGATGAGAATGTCTGAAATATACTTTATTGGCGCAGAATCAAGCAATATTAGAGAAGAAAGAATTGAATGGATGAACAAAGTCATTGCGGTTAGAGGTGCAGTGACCATTTCGTCAACAGCAGATATGGATCAAATCGATGCTAATATTGTCAAGGAATATCGGAAGGAATTTTATCAAGAAGGGCAACTTTTCTTTTACCATAAACGAAAGAATACGTTACGCATTGAGGGTAGTTCGATCGATATGACCGAAGCACAGTATGTGTTTCCTAAACCTAATGATGAAATTGAATTTAACAATTAA
- a CDS encoding SusC/RagA family TonB-linked outer membrane protein, with protein MNNKKRHAVLRDRQPVNVFLLYMKLTFLLFFVSMFTVMANGFGQKVTLHLQNATMKKALLELTKQSGATFIYADHHIDDIKNINLSIREVELEKALTLLFEETQFTFERKGKSISLAMKRKAPAEKTSVAIQRLFKGKVLDENGGVMPGASISIANTDRKTKSNHAGEFEILADIGDVLEISYLGYKPLKFKVSQIAEQVKTFHLSALEAAVEEITVTGLFNRPTENFTGAATAVSGQQLRNINALNVFDALKVLDPAVRVPDNLEFGSDPNRLPNITLRGTNNFPGQGDISSSDLSGADFMAAYQSNPSMPLFMLDGFEVSLTKIYDLDINRIEKITILKDAVATSAYGSRAANGVIVVETKQPQPGKLNLNYSTTLQVTAPDLTSYNLLNAKDKLELERQGGLYYSARPENQLILDQRYSARRAEVERGVDTYWLSQPLQTGVGNKQSLFLEGGDDYVRYGANFGYFNNKGVMKGSDRNSFEGGMSLSYRKNNILIRNQLNVSSNKSNNSPYGSFGDYSRLNPYWSPFDENGQTKKILETITNLGINSSSYIVNPMYNALIGTSSYGKYSGINNNTFVEWRAMPSLKVTAKFGLSTQKDENNNFLPADHTAFAQISDYNSNEYFTRGSYTKSNSEFFTYDGSLVADYNKVIGRHQIFSTLGMSLAEQQSKSNGIVVRGFPNSRLDEIFFGNGYLENSRPQGSNNISRRFSSFGNFNYTFDRRLLFDLAVNVDGSTQFGELNRFAPFWAVGLGWNLHEEKFFKEHVPFFNRFKIRGGLGTTGSQQFPPFMAITTYTYNTSQDYLGMYGAQVLGYGNRDLKWQETMKYNVGTDMIFWNDRVNLRLDAYYEMTNNLLLDISTPPSLGVSSYKENMGKLANKGIEGNVNFFIFKPAASQFSWSIYVNGIHNRNEIKEISNSLKKMNQDNDSGAQTKPNARYQEGQSVNAIWAVKSAGIDPSTGREVFYDKDGNLTYIWNAEDKVIVGDAIAKLSGSLGTNVTYKGFQFGAYFSYQTGAKQYNQTLADYVENANINNNVDERVFLDRWKQPGDVTLFKGLTDLEGNPITSATQATSRFMQKNNFLNFTSISLGYMLPEKVASKMRLKNTRFSLQGNNILQLSTIQVERGLSYPFARNFTFSLSTSF; from the coding sequence ATGAACAATAAAAAACGACATGCTGTCCTCCGGGATAGACAACCTGTGAACGTATTTTTATTATACATGAAATTAACCTTTTTACTGTTCTTCGTTTCCATGTTTACTGTGATGGCCAATGGCTTTGGTCAAAAAGTAACTTTGCATCTTCAAAATGCAACAATGAAGAAAGCGCTCCTTGAATTAACCAAACAAAGTGGCGCAACATTTATTTATGCTGATCATCATATCGATGATATTAAAAACATTAATCTTTCGATTCGCGAGGTTGAATTAGAAAAAGCATTGACTTTACTTTTCGAAGAAACGCAGTTTACTTTTGAACGAAAAGGGAAATCAATCTCCCTTGCAATGAAGAGAAAAGCTCCTGCTGAAAAAACGAGCGTTGCTATTCAACGTTTATTCAAGGGTAAAGTGCTTGATGAGAATGGGGGAGTTATGCCTGGAGCAAGTATTTCGATCGCAAATACAGATCGAAAAACTAAAAGTAACCATGCTGGAGAATTCGAAATTTTAGCAGACATTGGGGATGTGCTCGAGATATCGTATCTAGGATATAAGCCATTAAAGTTCAAAGTGTCTCAAATAGCTGAGCAAGTAAAAACATTTCATCTCTCAGCATTAGAGGCCGCTGTGGAGGAAATTACAGTGACCGGACTTTTCAATCGGCCGACAGAGAATTTTACAGGAGCAGCGACAGCAGTTTCTGGGCAGCAGTTGAGAAATATCAATGCCTTGAATGTTTTTGACGCATTGAAGGTTCTCGATCCAGCGGTCAGAGTACCCGACAATTTAGAGTTCGGATCGGATCCGAATAGGTTGCCGAACATTACATTACGTGGTACCAATAATTTTCCGGGACAGGGAGATATATCCAGTTCGGACTTGTCGGGAGCGGATTTTATGGCGGCTTACCAATCCAATCCAAGTATGCCATTATTTATGTTAGACGGGTTTGAAGTCAGCTTAACAAAAATATATGACTTGGATATCAACAGGATTGAGAAGATAACAATACTTAAAGATGCTGTAGCAACTTCTGCATATGGTTCGCGTGCCGCAAACGGTGTTATTGTAGTCGAGACTAAACAACCTCAACCTGGGAAGCTTAACTTAAACTACAGTACAACCTTGCAGGTAACAGCCCCAGATTTAACATCGTATAACCTGTTAAATGCAAAGGACAAACTTGAGCTCGAGAGACAAGGAGGATTGTATTATTCCGCACGACCGGAAAACCAACTTATATTGGATCAACGTTATTCGGCAAGAAGAGCGGAAGTTGAACGCGGAGTAGACACCTACTGGTTGTCCCAACCATTGCAAACAGGGGTCGGAAATAAACAATCTTTATTCCTTGAAGGTGGCGACGATTATGTCCGCTACGGTGCAAATTTCGGATACTTTAACAACAAAGGGGTCATGAAGGGCTCGGATAGAAATTCTTTTGAAGGGGGCATGTCTTTGTCTTACAGAAAGAATAATATCTTAATTCGAAACCAACTGAATGTGAGTAGTAATAAGTCTAATAATTCGCCTTATGGAAGTTTCGGTGATTATTCGCGCTTAAATCCATATTGGAGTCCTTTCGATGAAAATGGACAGACTAAAAAAATACTCGAAACGATTACCAACCTGGGTATTAATAGTAGCAGTTATATCGTTAACCCGATGTATAATGCATTGATTGGAACTTCGAGCTACGGCAAATACAGTGGGATTAACAATAATACCTTTGTTGAATGGCGTGCTATGCCTTCTTTAAAAGTTACAGCGAAATTTGGCTTGTCGACTCAGAAGGATGAAAACAATAATTTCTTGCCAGCTGATCACACGGCATTCGCACAAATATCTGACTATAACTCAAACGAATATTTTACCCGAGGATCGTATACAAAAAGTAACTCTGAGTTCTTTACATATGATGGTAGTCTAGTCGCTGATTATAATAAAGTAATTGGACGTCACCAAATTTTCTCAACCTTAGGAATGTCTCTTGCAGAACAGCAAAGCAAATCCAATGGAATTGTAGTGAGAGGGTTTCCGAACAGTAGATTGGATGAAATTTTCTTCGGAAACGGCTATTTAGAGAACAGTCGCCCACAGGGTAGCAACAATATTTCAAGAAGATTTTCTTCATTTGGAAACTTCAATTACACATTTGACCGACGATTGCTTTTTGATCTAGCAGTCAATGTTGACGGATCGACACAGTTTGGCGAATTAAATAGATTCGCACCTTTCTGGGCAGTTGGCTTGGGATGGAATTTACACGAAGAGAAATTCTTCAAAGAACATGTTCCTTTCTTCAATCGTTTCAAAATTCGAGGTGGATTAGGAACAACGGGAAGTCAACAGTTTCCGCCATTTATGGCAATCACGACCTATACGTACAATACAAGTCAGGATTATTTAGGAATGTATGGAGCGCAGGTATTGGGCTATGGGAATCGTGATTTGAAATGGCAGGAAACAATGAAGTATAATGTCGGTACAGACATGATTTTCTGGAATGATCGAGTTAATCTACGTCTTGACGCATACTATGAAATGACAAATAATCTGCTGCTAGATATCAGTACTCCGCCATCTCTAGGTGTTTCCAGCTACAAAGAAAATATGGGGAAACTAGCCAATAAGGGGATTGAAGGAAATGTGAACTTCTTCATCTTTAAGCCAGCAGCGTCCCAGTTCTCTTGGTCAATCTACGTTAACGGAATTCATAATAGAAATGAGATCAAAGAAATCTCGAACTCTTTGAAGAAGATGAATCAAGATAATGACTCCGGCGCGCAGACTAAACCAAATGCAAGATATCAAGAAGGCCAATCGGTAAATGCGATATGGGCAGTGAAATCTGCAGGTATTGATCCTAGTACTGGACGAGAGGTATTCTATGATAAAGATGGCAATTTAACATACATCTGGAATGCAGAGGATAAGGTGATTGTTGGAGATGCGATAGCGAAATTAAGTGGAAGTTTGGGGACAAATGTTACTTACAAAGGATTCCAATTTGGCGCTTATTTCAGCTATCAAACAGGCGCTAAACAGTATAATCAAACACTTGCCGATTATGTTGAAAATGCCAATATCAATAACAATGTTGACGAAAGAGTGTTTCTGGACCGCTGGAAACAACCTGGAGACGTTACTCTATTTAAAGGTTTGACAGACTTAGAGGGCAATCCGATTACATCAGCAACACAGGCTACAAGTCGCTTTATGCAGAAGAACAACTTTCTCAATTTCACGAGTATTTCACTTGGATATATGTTGCCAGAAAAGGTAGCCTCAAAAATGAGATTGAAAAATACTAGATTCTCGCTACAAGGAAACAATATCTTGCAACTTTCAACCATTCAAGTTGAAAGAGGGTTATCCTATCCATTCGCAAGAAATTTTACATTTAGTTTAAGCACTTCATTCTAA
- a CDS encoding alpha/beta hydrolase family protein, with the protein MNFNINGLLLFLLCSTSLSVNGQSKAHNEQIESYFEQRIENGHAENQLIPYTNKRGLAAKNWQSAKSNVWALWKTVNNRIEQLPTPVQGTAEMSTNQWELIGEEPMPFYYFKKGETGINKAPLFLNLHGSGPKAIEFKNTAAWALRYQDSPSIYFIPQIPSERRYRWWLKPVQYAWERMFRLAMLDEKIDPNKIFITGISEGGYGSQRLGAFYADYLAGIGPMAGGEPLRNAPPVNFKHIAFSLQTGENDRMFGRNTLTKAAKDTFDILEAKYPGSYKHQVIIQAGKGHGIDYTTTTPWLVKFTRNATPTDLHFVFFPMDGRYRKTFYNIALNSPIKLKEGDKKDRVIFDVKFNQNTVMVETYVADAELKDKCLYDDLDFSIFLDERYVDLNKKVKLIYNGRQILNKKLKLDEASLVESTALFADPERVFPVKLSVEAKRK; encoded by the coding sequence ATGAATTTTAATATAAACGGGCTTTTACTTTTCTTGCTTTGCTCAACAAGCTTGTCTGTAAATGGGCAATCAAAAGCGCACAATGAGCAAATCGAGTCATATTTTGAACAACGAATTGAGAATGGGCATGCTGAAAATCAGTTGATTCCATATACGAACAAGAGAGGCTTGGCTGCGAAGAATTGGCAGTCGGCAAAATCAAATGTCTGGGCTTTATGGAAAACTGTAAATAATAGAATCGAGCAGCTTCCTACGCCAGTGCAAGGGACTGCAGAAATGTCGACTAATCAATGGGAACTAATAGGAGAGGAACCTATGCCTTTCTATTACTTTAAAAAAGGAGAGACAGGAATTAACAAAGCCCCATTGTTTCTTAATTTGCACGGTTCTGGTCCAAAGGCAATAGAATTTAAAAATACTGCCGCTTGGGCTTTGCGTTATCAAGACAGTCCATCAATCTATTTTATTCCACAAATTCCAAGTGAAAGAAGATATAGATGGTGGTTAAAACCTGTACAATACGCATGGGAGCGAATGTTTCGTTTAGCTATGTTGGACGAAAAAATTGATCCCAATAAGATCTTTATTACAGGAATCTCAGAAGGAGGTTATGGAAGTCAACGACTTGGCGCCTTTTATGCGGACTACCTTGCTGGAATAGGGCCTATGGCTGGAGGAGAACCGTTAAGGAATGCGCCTCCTGTTAATTTTAAACATATTGCCTTTTCATTACAAACAGGTGAAAATGACCGTATGTTTGGTAGAAACACGTTAACCAAAGCTGCTAAGGATACCTTTGATATTCTTGAAGCTAAATATCCGGGCTCTTATAAGCATCAGGTAATAATTCAGGCTGGTAAAGGTCATGGAATCGACTATACGACAACGACGCCTTGGCTCGTGAAATTCACGCGAAATGCAACACCAACGGATCTTCATTTTGTTTTCTTCCCAATGGATGGACGTTATAGAAAAACATTCTATAATATCGCTTTAAATAGTCCGATTAAGCTAAAGGAAGGCGACAAGAAAGATCGTGTTATTTTCGATGTAAAATTCAATCAGAATACAGTGATGGTTGAAACCTATGTTGCTGATGCTGAATTGAAAGATAAATGTCTATATGACGATTTGGATTTTTCTATTTTCTTAGATGAACGATATGTAGATTTAAACAAGAAAGTTAAGTTGATCTATAATGGGCGACAAATCTTGAATAAGAAATTGAAACTTGATGAAGCGTCACTTGTGGAAAGTACAGCTTTATTTGCTGATCCAGAAAGAGTTTTCCCAGTGAAATTGTCTGTTGAAGCTAAACGAAAATAA
- a CDS encoding peroxiredoxin family protein: MRIRECLLSSFFILLCAFVSAQSNNPLAVFQEIPKIARQVDKTTPDSLEIIYQQFKKDYPLKQFIQVNGMMDQVRLALIDRFIKLNNKRAFEIATELSDNKIRWQQLERSKKLTLSRKGAKELMFRFADLELSIPERKFLWQNQTADLLYFSNNAKVAFAYLKGAGWGDSDFDKSPLLGAHIYSSLGNDEKAVTLLADWVKNGNADQYVKDKLAFFYERLPNKTSSFEAYQEALMKDLQDEKWKEKSQYEVSYVAPKFDLLDLQGKRVSLESLRGKVVVLDFWATWCKPCLAAFPAMNIVKDRFKDNPNVVFLFVNTLERKKSQESRMEQIELLLQDRGLNFDVLIDIEQESGFKMASAYDVSSIPAQFIIDTNGIVKYKLGGFNGNIDSMVEELNVLINSLLKGE, from the coding sequence ATGAGAATTAGAGAATGCTTGCTAAGCTCATTTTTCATATTACTTTGTGCGTTTGTGAGCGCACAAAGTAATAATCCTTTGGCTGTTTTTCAAGAAATTCCAAAGATTGCGCGACAAGTGGATAAGACAACGCCTGATAGTTTAGAAATTATCTATCAGCAATTCAAAAAGGACTATCCTTTGAAGCAGTTTATTCAAGTGAACGGAATGATGGATCAAGTCAGATTAGCGCTTATCGACAGATTTATTAAATTGAATAACAAAAGAGCTTTTGAGATTGCCACAGAATTAAGCGATAATAAGATTCGATGGCAGCAATTGGAAAGATCAAAGAAATTAACGTTATCGAGAAAGGGTGCAAAGGAATTAATGTTTCGTTTTGCAGATTTAGAGTTGAGTATACCTGAACGTAAATTCTTGTGGCAAAATCAAACTGCCGACCTCTTATACTTTTCCAATAATGCAAAAGTCGCGTTCGCGTATTTGAAGGGAGCAGGTTGGGGCGACAGCGATTTTGATAAATCACCGTTATTAGGAGCACATATCTATTCTTCGTTGGGTAACGACGAAAAAGCGGTGACACTCTTGGCGGATTGGGTGAAAAATGGAAATGCCGATCAATATGTAAAAGATAAGCTGGCTTTTTTCTATGAAAGGTTACCGAACAAAACTAGTTCTTTTGAAGCATATCAAGAAGCTTTAATGAAGGATTTGCAAGATGAGAAATGGAAGGAAAAGTCTCAGTATGAGGTGAGTTACGTGGCACCTAAATTTGATTTACTTGACCTTCAGGGGAAGAGAGTTAGCTTAGAAAGTCTTCGAGGAAAAGTCGTTGTTTTAGATTTCTGGGCGACTTGGTGTAAACCCTGTCTGGCAGCCTTTCCTGCAATGAATATTGTTAAGGATCGATTTAAAGACAATCCAAACGTCGTGTTCTTATTTGTGAATACGTTAGAACGGAAAAAAAGCCAAGAAAGTCGTATGGAACAAATAGAATTGCTACTTCAAGATAGAGGACTTAATTTTGATGTTTTAATCGATATAGAACAAGAGTCTGGATTTAAAATGGCATCTGCGTATGACGTTTCGAGTATTCCCGCACAGTTCATAATCGATACGAACGGAATCGTTAAATACAAGCTTGGTGGCTTCAATGGAAACATCGATAGTATGGTGGAGGAATTGAATGTACTTATTAATAGTCTGCTTAAAGGCGAATAA
- a CDS encoding PKD-like family lipoprotein yields the protein MKRYINSIAFLMIIFLCQSCYKDKGNYDTTEINEISFEKIGSDTVQVSQFDTLSVQTLLKHTMGNNDDLAYKWSVYDFNPPISGGTNETLSTSKDLAVICGLGPGNYTLLYTVTDNKTGVSFFKKYFLQVSSAFSEGWLMIGEGSDAKRDLHLLNPSGQIVRDIYATANPGTELPKGAHTVRVLTTFFGGSQDIYILGEDDAVRVFYTNFMKLNSLKDWYIELPKENKPLNIMYDQIGFNVMFISNGMMFSNQINTRYAAALPGNYNFSKYFLPFPSSEGAVVYDVTAKRFFLLNGKRVNAFADSETAGFNMNNVGMTPLFGGPAPSSQYSFLMKDNAAIPYVLRISTSGAVSKTKVDQAEEISKATQMVFSGLYFHAYYAVGNKLYLLDIANNKSTLVYQFSTAERISTMSLKQSTSQFVGFPDNNRTLAVGTYDGSKGKVYTFSIDNVGTFVGGEHTMLFDNLEKPITLQYKNRK from the coding sequence ATGAAAAGATATATAAATAGTATTGCTTTTCTGATGATCATATTCCTTTGTCAATCTTGTTATAAAGACAAAGGGAACTATGACACTACAGAAATTAACGAGATCAGTTTCGAAAAAATAGGCAGTGACACTGTACAAGTAAGTCAATTTGATACGCTAAGCGTACAAACATTGTTAAAGCATACAATGGGAAATAATGATGACTTAGCGTACAAGTGGTCTGTATATGATTTCAACCCACCAATATCCGGAGGAACAAATGAGACTCTATCAACGTCTAAAGATCTTGCTGTGATTTGTGGTCTTGGACCGGGGAACTACACGTTGTTGTATACAGTAACCGACAATAAAACTGGAGTTTCTTTTTTTAAAAAATACTTCTTGCAAGTAAGTAGTGCTTTTAGCGAGGGTTGGTTGATGATTGGAGAGGGTTCAGACGCTAAAAGAGATTTACACCTTTTGAATCCAAGTGGACAGATTGTTCGTGATATATATGCTACAGCAAATCCAGGAACTGAATTGCCAAAAGGCGCGCACACTGTACGTGTGTTGACGACTTTCTTCGGTGGATCCCAAGATATCTATATCCTTGGTGAAGATGATGCGGTTCGTGTATTCTATACCAATTTTATGAAATTAAATTCCTTGAAAGATTGGTATATAGAGCTTCCAAAAGAGAATAAGCCATTAAATATCATGTACGATCAAATTGGATTCAACGTGATGTTTATTAGTAATGGGATGATGTTTTCAAACCAGATTAATACACGTTACGCGGCAGCCCTGCCAGGTAATTACAATTTCTCGAAATATTTTCTGCCATTTCCTAGTTCAGAGGGAGCGGTCGTATATGATGTGACAGCAAAGCGATTCTTTCTACTAAATGGAAAAAGAGTCAATGCATTCGCCGATAGCGAAACTGCAGGATTTAATATGAACAACGTAGGTATGACACCATTATTTGGTGGGCCTGCGCCGAGTTCGCAGTATAGTTTTCTGATGAAAGATAATGCAGCGATCCCATATGTCCTTCGCATCAGTACTTCAGGCGCCGTTAGTAAGACGAAAGTTGATCAAGCCGAAGAGATATCGAAGGCAACCCAAATGGTCTTCTCAGGGCTTTATTTCCATGCTTATTATGCTGTTGGAAATAAGTTGTATCTGCTTGATATCGCAAATAACAAATCAACGTTGGTGTATCAATTTTCAACAGCCGAGCGTATATCGACAATGTCATTGAAACAATCAACTAGCCAATTCGTCGGATTCCCAGATAATAATAGAACATTGGCTGTGGGAACATATGATGGTTCTAAAGGAAAAGTATACACATTTTCGATTGATAATGTAGGAACGTTCGTTGGTGGAGAGCATACGATGTTGTTCGATAATTTAGAGAAGCCAATCACACTACAATACAAGAATCGAAAATAA
- a CDS encoding DUF4843 domain-containing protein: MKKYINWVLLATMIFMAACKKEELKSFEIKPAITFYKAGIEEGADSLTVSFAVKTDVVMKDTVELPIRIVGQVSDRDRSVLVKVDAEKTTASSDAYEIMPGLIPAGEHAGLLKIVLTRSAALKQKEARLWITLSQSDDFQVGPKELTDYLIKFNDFLTKPASWDQIRFGEFSQAKFGLIIRETGYSDFTGLRPDILLFIVSKCRLVLYDYEATNGTEMLDENRVPVRFP, encoded by the coding sequence ATGAAAAAGTATATAAACTGGGTGCTCTTAGCGACCATGATTTTCATGGCGGCTTGTAAAAAAGAAGAGTTAAAATCATTTGAAATAAAACCTGCCATAACATTCTACAAAGCAGGAATAGAGGAGGGTGCAGATAGTTTGACAGTGTCTTTTGCTGTTAAGACAGATGTTGTCATGAAGGATACAGTCGAATTGCCGATCCGCATTGTGGGACAAGTTTCAGATAGAGATCGAAGCGTACTTGTGAAAGTCGATGCAGAGAAAACGACGGCATCTTCAGATGCGTATGAAATAATGCCAGGATTAATCCCTGCTGGTGAACATGCAGGTTTACTTAAAATCGTATTGACGAGATCTGCGGCTTTAAAACAAAAAGAAGCTCGTTTGTGGATCACCTTAAGCCAATCAGATGATTTTCAAGTTGGACCAAAGGAGTTGACAGACTATTTAATCAAATTCAATGATTTCTTGACCAAACCGGCATCTTGGGATCAAATCCGATTTGGTGAATTTAGCCAAGCTAAATTCGGTTTGATTATCAGAGAAACAGGATATAGCGATTTTACTGGACTGAGACCAGATATCCTGTTGTTTATCGTTTCAAAGTGTCGCTTGGTACTATACGACTATGAAGCAACCAACGGAACAGAAATGTTAGATGAAAACAGAGTACCTGTACGCTTTCCTTAA